The window CTTAGGGATCGCGTGGTGTTGATCACCGGTGGCGCCAGCGGCATCGGTGCCGCCTTCGTGCGGGCGTTCGCGGCCCAAGGGGCGCGCGTCGCGTTCCTGGATCTCGATGAAGCAGCCGGCAGCGCGCTGGTCGCCGAAGTGAAGGCCCAGGCTGCAACTGTACCCCTGTTCGTGCCGTGCGATCTTCTCGACATCGACGCCTTGCGCGGCGCCATGGCGCAGGTTCGGGGATCGCTTGGCGATGCCGCGGTTCTCGTCAACAATGCCGCCAATGATCAACGCCAGGTGCTGGCCGAGGTAACTCCGGCCGAGTTCGACTGGATGATCGGCGTCAACCTCAAGCACGTCTTCTTTGCCGCGCAAGCGGTGGTGCCGCAGATGCAGGCGCGCGGCGGCGGTTCGATCATCAACATGTCGTCGATTGCCTGGATGCGCGGCGCGCCGGGGCTGCCGGTCTACGCCGCGGCGAAGGCCGCGATCGTCGGCTTCACCAACTCCCTGGCCCGGTCGCTCGGGCCCGACCGCATCCGCGTCAACGCGATCGCGCCGGGGATGGTGATCACGGAGCGTCAGCGCCGGCTGTGGTATCCGGACGACCAGGCGATCGCCGAGTTGCGCACGCGTCAGGCCATTCCCGACGCCGTGACGCCAGAGGACATCGCCAGCATGGCGCTGTTCCTCGCTTCCGATGAGAGCCAGCGCATCACGCGCCAATGTTTTCAGGTTGATGCTGGTCTCGGCTAGAGCGTGATCCGAGCTGCTGTCGTAGAGGTCCGCTCCGTCTCCGAGAGCAGCCGCGTGAGCGCACCCCACCTTGGGTCCGAGTTGGGCCATAAGCAGACCTCTTTTACGTTGCATCAGCGGCTAGGGTTTTAGCTCTACCTATATCGCGGGTCCTTGTGATTACTGCTCTCCGAAAATGCTGTCGTTTCCCGCTCGCCACCCCAAATCTTATTTCCCGCCCGTTTTCGATGCTCGCGAAAGTACTCGTTACGCTCCGCGAAGTACCGATCGATTGCTCGTTTGGCCTCGCCAACAGACGAATAGTCGCTGTTGTGAAGAATAGCCCGTGCCATTCCGCTGAACACTGCTTCGATGACGTTTAAGAATTGCGCGCCTGCAGGTAATGGCGCGGTCTCTACTCGGGGAGAACCCGTTACCTCTGCCATTACATTGTTTGACTCAATCCGGCGCACGAGCTGGTTGGACATGTGCCACGAAGCCGCGTCCCAAGATAGATAGAGTCGCGTCAGATGGCGATTGCGGGCGAGCAATTGGTCCAGCAGCTTGATGATTTCTGCCGTGTTCTTCTTCTCTGAGTAAAAGTGTGTCACTTGATTTGTGGAAAGCTCTAGGGCTGCGGTGATAATCAACGTTCCTTTGGACCTTTGCCACTGAGGTACTGTCGCGTTAACGCCGGGAGCTACAAGTCTGCGCCCGCCGCGCTTTAAGACTGCGACCGGCCCGAACTCGTCAATCGAGAAGAACCCCTCGTCGCTCCTTAAGCCTCGCAGAATGGATTTCACGTTGTCGAGCTTACTTCGATACTCAGGGTCTTTGCTTGTTAAGACCTGCCTCGCTTTCAACCATCGATAACCTGCCGCCTTGATAATGGATTGAATGTTCCGCTTACTCAGTAGGACACCTGTTGCCTTTAGAGCTTGCTGCAGTTCGGCACGCTTCCATGTCACCCGATTGAAGCCGGCGTCAGACGGCGGAGAATGCAGCATTTTGAACACTGCGCCTCTCGCTTCGGCGACCTCGGCCTCTGACTTGACTCGGTGTTTCGGGCCGCGCCGTCTCGGGAGCAGATCACTCGCAAGCCCGCTCGCCGAATAGCGGTTGTAGTACTTACGAAAGGTTTGCGAGCAAGTGCCGTGGTGCGTGTAGAAGTCTCGCACATTGGTGAATGCTGTGGACTTTCCCGATTTAACGGCTTCGTATTCCACGATGAGCAGGCGCCATTGGTGGAGATAAGTTCTCTCAACTGTTCGATCGGCTCTCATTGGGGAGTCCCCCTTGAACCACGAGGCGGGAAATCGAGAGTATATCAAGACGTAACGACGAGCAGCGCTGACCTATGGCACGGGTGTAATCCGCTGAAAGGTCGTCCAGTTCCGCTCTGGGTCAAAATCGGTCTTGTCATAGATCGAACTGGACACAAGTACGTCTTCAATCTTCTAGAAGCGGTCATCGTGTGGCCAGTCAACCAGATAGCAACCATAACGAATTGGACGCGAGCGACGCCATTCAGACAAGCATAGATTGAGCGGCCACTTCACGATAAGCTGGCTGCATTCTGAAAGGTGCAAAGCATGCTACCCGCAGATTACGTCTTTGGCATTGCCGTTGCACTCGTCGTCGCATTCAACTTTTATCTAGGCCCTCGGATCGAACGCGAGCACGTTGCAATGCAATGGGGCCCTAGCGGCGAGCCAACCTGGTACGCTCCAAAATGGTTGGCGATGTGGGGCATGCTCGCTTTCATGGTGGCAGTACGGCTCCTTATCTGGCTGGCGTCGACATATGCGCCGCAGAGTGTGCACGGTGTTGAACTAGGCATAGTTATTTTTTCGGTAATCGCCGTCGGCTCCCACCTCTTCGTGTTGATGAAGGCGAGAGCGGTGCGCTGAACGACGGCTAGGGTCTCGGACCATCGCCTTTCAGCCTACACTGCCATCCGGACAATCCAGGAACGGGCACATGCCTTTCGCCGCAATCGGGCTGGGCTGCGAAAAGGAGAATTTCTGCGACAATCAGTGCCATCAAAGCCAGAGACCACAGGGCACGCACATCCAAATCCCGCTAAATATTGGATGTGCTCAACCTATACGCGACTTCCGGTCTAGTAAAGGCGAAGCACTTACATTCAAAATGTATCAATCGATTGACGCGGGTATTTCCAAGCGGTTGGCTTGGAGGTGATGATCGCGAAGAGTCAGCTATGGGTCAAAGGCTGCCTGGGAAAGCTTGCATGCCCTGTTCCGGTGAACTTCAGGAAGCAGACCTCGCGACACTGAGCTAATGGAGGACTCCGCACGGTTTTTCCCATGCTGACCGACATGACATAGGTTCAGGCGGCTCGTCGGCTAGGCGATCAAATAGAAGGTGGTTGCCAGCGCCGCGGCGGGGACCGCCAAGCGAGTGGCTGCTTTCATCATTTTCGTCATGGACGATTTTTCGATGATTAAGTTTAGCCCGCTAACGACCACGACCATGAAAGCCACAAGCAACCACATGACGCTCCTCCTCTGATTGAGCACGTGGCATCTGTATCGGGCCAAGTGTCCTAATTTATCGCTGCTTTATCTAACCAGACAGCACCCAACAAAGGTCTGCTCAGAGTCACAAGCGGTCATGGGCCGGCTGCGCGGGACAGGTCAGCTATGGGCCAACAAGATACGTCGGTATGAGGATGGTTGGCGGGGATCCAAAGAAAACACTTCAAGGGCGTTCTGCCCAATTCCCTTAATGATTAGTGTGTAGCAATCTGGTCAAGATCGCAACGGGTGGGATCATCCTATGCATATTCGCCAGATTGTTTTCGCCGTCGCGCTGCTCGGCGCTTTGGTTCGGTTCGAGCATGCCAAAGCTGAAGATGGCTTCCCAGTAGCGGAGTGGGAGCGCGTCGCCCCCGCAGCATCGGGCTGGTCAGAGACCGAATTGGCCCAAGCGCGATCCTTTTCGGATCAGATTGGCTCAAGCGCGGTTGTGATCGTCCAGCACGGAAAGGTGGTGGCCGAGTGGGGCAATACGACGAAGCCAATGGAACTCGCTTCAATCCGCAAGAGCCTGCTCAGCGCCCTGATCGGCATCGCAGTGTCGGATCACCTGATCAAGCTCGACAGCACGCTTGGCGAACTCGGCATCGACGATAATCCGCCTGGTTTGACCGGGATCGAGAAGAGCGCGACGGTGCGCGAACTCCTCGAAGCGCGTTCCGGGGTCTACCACGCGGCGCTTTATGAGACGCCAGACATGGCCAAGATGAGACCGCCGCGCGGTAGCCACCCTCCCGGCACCTTCTGGTATTACAACAATTGGGACTTCAACGTGCTAGGCACGATCTACGAGCACGCAACTGGCACCGATATCTTCGAGGCGCTCGACCAAAAGATCGCAAAGCCAATCGGCATGCAAGACTACCGGCAACAGGATGGCAGCTACGTCCGCGGCGAAGCGTCTATCCACCCCGCCTATGCGATCCGCATGAGCGCACGGGACTTGGCGCGTTTTGCACTTCTCTATCTTCATAAAGGCAATTGGGCCGGACGCCAGATCGTGCCGCGGGAGTGGGTGGAAGAGAGCACGCGCAGCTATTCGAAAGCAGTGTTCGGGATGGGCTATGGCTATCTCTGGTGGATCGGTTTTCTGGGTGGTGACGTTGCGCCTACGGTGACTTTGCCCGAGGGCAGCTTTATGGCCCAAGGTGCCGGCGGCCAATACGCCTTAGTCGTACCCGCACTCGACCTTGTCGTGGTGCATCGTGTCGACCGCGACGCGCCTTACGTTGAACCTTCATTTCGTAACATGGCCAGGCTCTTTTGGCTCATCCTGAAGGCCGATGGCTATAATCCGGGGCCCGACGCCTCGCTCACCGCAGCAACCGGCGAAAGACCGACAGGTGAGACCTTGGCCGCAAATTTCAAAGGCAAGACGATCAGCTTCGGTCCGAAGCTCAAGAATGGTCCGTTATCCATGCGATTCGAGCCCGACGGCCGGATGACTTATCCGCACTGGGACGAGTCCTTTGGACCTGCAACCGGGACATGGGCGGTCGCGGAGGATAAGCTCTGTATCTTGATCTCGGCTGCTAGACGTCGTTGCTACATCCCAGTGCTGAACGGTGAGCAAATTGAGTTGTTCGACGAGCTTGGCGTTATGCAAATCGCCGGAGTGGCGCTGCCTCAGTGATCTGCAAGCAGCAATCGGCTCGCGACGTCCGTTCAGGGTCGCAAGCGGCCGATCACGCCCAAGGTTAGGAGGCTTCCGCTTTGCGCTGGCAAGCCGACGTTTGTGAGTACACGTCCTAGCTAGCCCGCCTGCCCTTTCGCATGGTCGCCAGCACGATGTCGGCTGCGAGCACGCTCGGCGATTTGTTGCCGGTCGACATGATCGTATCGAGCTGGGCGAACGCTTCCACCTGCTGTCGGCGCAACGGTGAATCGGTCAGAAGCTGCAAGAGCGCGGGCGCCAGCTTTTCCGGCGTGCAGTCTTCCTGCAGGAACTCCGGGACGACATCCTTCCCGATCACGAGATTGGCGAGGATCACCGAGGAGACGCGGATCGCACGGCGCAGGATGAAGGCTTCAATCGCGCCGACGCGATAGGCCGTCACCATCGGGATGCCCGATAGCGCGAGCTCCAGCGTCACGGTGCCGGATTTTGCCAGGGCCGCGCGCGCGACGCGGAAGGCGGCGCGCTTCTCGTTCTCGCCGACCACGATTTGCGGCTTGACCGGCCAGTTCGCGATGCCTTCGCGAATGGTGGCTTCGAGATGCGGCATGGTCGGCAGCATCAGTTCGAACGCATGGCCGTCCGTCCGCAATCGGCCGAGCGTCGCGCCAAACACGTCGAGATGGTGCCTGATCTCGCTGCGGCGGCTGCCGGGCAGCACCAGCAAGACTGGCGGCCCGCCGTCGCGGCGCGCCTGCTCCTCCGCGTTCGGCCGCAGCGAGGGCAATTGCTCGATCAGGGGATGGCCGACATAGCTGCATGGTGGCCCGCCGAGCTTGCGATATTCCTCCGGCTCGAACGGCAACAGGCCGAGCACATGGTCGACATAGCCCAGCATGGTCCGCGCCCGTCCCGGCCGCCAGGCCCAGAGCTGTGGCGAGACATAGTCGACGATCGGGATCGCCGGATTGCGTGCCCGCACGCGGCGAGCGACACGGTGGGTGAAGTCGGGGCTGTCGATGATGACGAGCGCGTCCGGCGCGGCTTCGGTCACGGCCTCCGCGGTCTCGCGGATCAGCCGCAGGATCTTCGGCAATTGCTGCACCACCGCGGCGAAGCCCACGATCGAGAGCTGCTCGATCGGAAACAGCGTCTCCAGCCCCTGGCGCGCCATGGTGTGGCCGCCGACGCCCACGAACTGCACGCCGCCGCCGAGGCGCTGCCGCAGCACCTTCATCAGGGCGCTGCCGAGCCGGTCGCCGGATTCCTCCGTGGCGATCAGGAATATCTTGCGCTTGGGATCGCGGCCCTGCATCACGCCGGCAGGCCGATGACGAAGAGATATTTGGCGTCGGCGAGCGCGATCATCGCCTGCGGCTCGGCGGCGATGGTGTTGCCGGCGACGACGGCGATCCCGGCCAGCCCCGCGGCGACGACGCCCTCGAGGGTGCGTGGGCCGATCGTCGGCAGGTCGAAGCGCAAATCCTGCCCGCTCTTTGGTACTTTCACCAGCACGCCCCGCCCGGTGGCGGCGCGGATGCGGCCCTCTTCGCGCAGCCGTGCCACGCGCGCGAGCAGCGCATCGGTGCCCTCGATATCCTCAACCGCCACCACATGACCGTCGATCACGACCGCGGCCTGGCCGATGTCGAACGGACCGAGCGCGGTCAACACCGCGCGGCCGCGCTCGATGTCGGTCTTGCCGGTGTCGCTCGGCCAGGCGCGGCTGATGCAGCCCTCGGGCATCAAGAGGTCGGGCGCGACATCCTTGATGCCGACCATCCGAAAGCCGCCCTGCTCGAGAATGCGCCCGACGCCGGACAACAAATGATCGTCGCCGCCGCGGAAGGCGCGGATGACATTGCCGAGCAGCCGGAGCGTCGTGAAGTCGACCCGGACCTCCGAGAGCGAAGGCCGTATCAGCGTGCCGATGAAGATCAGGTCGCGGCAGCCCTCCTCGCGAAACAGCCGCATGGCGCGGCCGAGCTGGCCGACCGAGATCCAGCGATGACGGAATTTTTCCACCCGTGCCGGATCGCAGGCCCCCCGAAGGGGAAACAGCACTGGTGTAATGCCGCGGGCAGCGAGCGAGTCGGCAACCGCGAACGGCATCGCGCCGCCGCCCGCGACCACGCCGACCGGCGATGAAATCTCCGAAGCCGCCGATGTCATGCCCGGGGCCATCCCATCATCACTTCGCGATGGCGGGAAGACAGAGCGGGCGCTTGCCCTTGCCGATGAAGTCGAGGATTTCGCCGATCGCCGGATCTTCACCGGCGAGCGGCCGCGCCGCCTCCAGGCGTTCGGCAAAGGTAGCGGGGCCATGGAAGAGCTTCTGGTAGAACGCGCGCACGGTCGCAAGCCGCTGCTTGGTGAACTTGCGCCGCTTCATGCCGATCAGGTTGAGGCTCTCCAGCACCGCATATTGGCCGTTGACCAGCCCATACGGGATGACGTCGTCGCGTACGCCGCAGACACCGCCAACCATCACATAGGGGCCGATGCGGGTGAACTGGTGCACTGCGGACAGGCCGCCGATATAGACGGCGTCACCGATCTCGCAATGGCCGCCGAGCGTGGCCGAGGTTGCGAAGATCACGTTGTTGCCGACCATGCAGTCATGCCCGACATGACTGTTGTTCATAAAATAGCCGTCGTTGCCGACGCGCGTCAGGCCACCGCCCTTGATGGTGCCGACATTCATGGTCGCGCCTTCACGGATGGTGCAGCCCGAGCCGATCTCAAGCTTCGTGGGTTCGCCCTTGTAGCTGAGATCCTGGGGCGCCCCGCCCAGCACCGCGAACGGCGAGATCACGCAGCCATCTCCGATCGAGGTGTGGCCGATGACGGTGACCTGTCCGATCAGCTTGCAGTTTCTGCCGATCACGGCGTTCTCGCCGATGATGCAGAAGGGCCCAATGTCGGTGCCCTCGCCGATCACGGCGCCGTCCGCGATCCGTGCGGTGGGATCAATCTTACTCATCAAGCAATCTGACTCATCAAGAAGGTCTGATTAGGTGTTGAAGTCGCTCGGTTTTCCGCTGGTTAGCGCGACTATGCCCGATCTGTCCAGTGACGTATGATCTCTCCGTGTTTCAAGTGCCGGGTGAAGCAGTCTTCCCGGCTCATCAACAAGTTCACGCGGAGCTTCAGGTATCGTGGTCAGGGCCCTGGCACTTCTCCTCGCACAGCTTGTGACCGCGCCGATCGTGTCCGAGACGATCGAGACCGCCGAACACCGCCCCATCGACCTCGCGACATTCGAATGCCGCGACATCAGCCGCAGCACGGTGCTCCAACGGGTCTGTTACGACCGTGCGCAGCAGACCCTCATCGTGGCTGTGGACGGCGCTTATGACCGCTATTGCGGCGTGCCGGTCGACACGATCGAGCGCCTGCTAGGCGCACCGTCCATGGGACAGTTCTTCAACCAGAACATCAAGCGCGAGGTCAGCGGCGGCCGGTACGCGTGTCCTGCACGCGAGCGTATCCAGAGGAGTTGATCCCGCTCAGTCGGTCAGCATGGCGCCGACGTCGGCCTCCGCAACCACCTGGCCGTTGACCTTGGCGTCGCCGTGAAACCACCACATGGCCTTGCGGCGGCCGATCGAGCGCATGTGATATTCGATGGTATCGCCGGGCAGCACCGGCTTGCGGAACTTGCACTTGTCGATGGTCAGGAAATACACAGCGCGCGGCTTATCGGTGCCCTCGACCGACTTGATGCCGATCACACCCGCGGTCTGCGCCATCGCTTCGATCATCATGACGCCGGGATAGACCGGGCGATCGGGAAAGTGGCCCTGGAACGGCGGCTCGTTGAAGGTGACGTTCTTGATGCCGATGCCGCTGTAATCGGTGCGGATCTTGATCACGCGATCGATCAGCAGCATTGGAAAACGGTGCGGGAGCGTTTGCAGGATCATGTTGATGTCCACAAGCTCGAACCTGACCGGTGCTTCGTCCGTCACTCCCGTTCCTCCTGCTTCGGATCGGCCTTGCTGTCGCGCGCCAAGCGCTCGACGGCCAAGATTTCCTTGAACCATTGCCGGGTCGGCTTGGCGAAAAAACCACCCCAACGTCCGTTGGGAGGGACGTCGTCCTTGACGCCGCTCATGGCAGTCACCTGAGCTCCATCCCCGATCTTGACGTGATTGTTGATGCCCACCTTCGCTCCCAGCGCCACGTTGTCGCCGAGGGTCAGGCTGCCGGCAAGGCCGATCTGGGCGGCCAGCAAACAGTGCCGGCCAATGGTCACATTGTGGCCGATCTGGACCTGATTGTCGATTTTGGTCCCCTCGCCGATCACGGTGTCGCGCAAGGACCCGCGATCAATGGTGGTGCCGGCGCCGACCTCCACGTTGTTCTGAATCAGCACGCGGCCGGTCTGGGGCACCTTCAGATGGCCCTCAGGGCCGAAGAAGATGAAGCCATAGCCGTCCTGGCCGATCGAGCAGCCGGGATGGATCAGCACGTCGTTGCCGATCAGCGCGCACTGGATGGCCGTGCGTGCGCCGACATTGCAGTCTCGGCCGATCTTGACGCCGGGGCCGATCACGGCCCCCACACCGACCACCGTGCCGCTGCCGATCTCCACGTCGGGGCCGATCACGGCCAAGGGATCGACGATCACGCCGTCCTCGAGCCTGGCCGTGGGGTCGATGATGGCCGACGGCGCGATACCCTCGTTGCCGGTCCAGGATTGCGGCCGGAGCGCGTCGCCGTGCCACTCCCGCGCGATCCTGACGAAGGCGCGGAACGGCTGCGGCGCCCGCAGCACGGCCACATGCGCGGGCACCCGGGCCTCGAAGCGTGGGCTCACCAGGCAAGCACCGGCCTTGGTGGCCTTGAGCTCATCGGCATATTTGAGATTGTCGAAGAACGTCAGGTGCATCGGGCCGGCTTCGTCGAGCGAAGCAAGGCCCCTAATGATTTGGCCGCCCCTGGCGGGATTAACCAGCTCCGCCTTGGTCAGCGAGGCTATGTCAGCCAGCGCTGAGGCGGGCGGTTGTATGAAGAAGGTCGGCTGCGCCATTCCACCCCGTCGCGGTCCGGCTTCGGCATGAAGCGGCCAAGCCGCATCATGCCTCATCTCCTGGATTGGCACGATCCCTTTCGGAAACCGGCTCCGTAGTTCGGATCGTGCCGTGCTGTTCGAATTAGAACGAGGTGCCGCCGCCGAACCGGAACTCCTGCGTGCGGTCGTTCTTGCCCTTGGTCAGCGGCACGGCGTAGTCGAAGCGCAGCGGACCGAACGGCGAGGCCCAGATCAAGCCGACACCGACCGACGACCGGACCGCATTGCCGTTGTCATACACCAGGCCGGTGCAGGTTCCAGCCGAGGCTGGATTGACGGTCGACGGCGTGCAGCTCGAGTTCTTGGTCGTGGTCATTTCGTTGGTCACTGACCACGTCGTCGGGCCCTGATAGTCGAACAGTCCGCCGGCGTCGGCATAGACGGCGCCCTTCAGACCCACTTCCTTCGGCAGGAACCAGAACGGCATCTGCAATTCGAGCGAAGCACCCCAATACTTGGTGCCGCCAAGCGCGTCCTGCGTACCGAAGGGGTTCAAATCGCGCGGTCCGATGCCGTTCGGGGCAAAGCCGCGGACGAGGTTCGGGCCCATCTGGAAGTGGTCGAGCATGCGCAGATCGCTGCCCATCTTGTTCAGCATGCCGCCCTGCAACCGGACCAGGCCGACGATGTCCGAGACGAGCGGAGTGTAGTACTTCGCATCGACAACCGACTTCAGGTATGAGACGTCGCCGCCGACGCCGGCGAAGTCCTGACGGAAGTCGACCAACAGACCGTCGGTGGGGTTCTTGTTGTTGTCGAGCGTATTGTAGCTCAGCGTGTAGCCGAGCGCCGAGGTCAGGGTCTTGCCGTTAGCGAGCTCCTTGCGCACCGGCAGTGAGGCTTCACCGTCGCTATAGCAGCCGAGGCCGTTGGTCGAGGGATCCAGAGGAATACCGCTCGCCGCCGAGAAAGCCGGGCTTGGATTGAATGCCGCCGACCCAACTACGTTGTTACAGTTCGCCAGGTAGGACGGCAGCGTGATTTCCTGCCTGTAGATCGAATAGCGCACCTGCAGCGACAGATCTTCACGCAGGGAGAAGCCGAGGCGCGGCGAGAAGCCGAGCGTCTTGGTGCCGTAGGAGATGTAGCTGTTGGACTTCTGCTCACGCTGATAGAGGTCGAGACCCAGCGCGACCCGGTAGTCGAGCAGATAGGGTTCGACGAACGACAGCGAGTAGCCGCGAGCATACTGGCCGTAGGTCACCGCCGCCTTGGCGAACAGGCCGCGGCCGAGCAAATTGCGCTCGGAGACCGAGACTTCGGCCAGCGCGCCGTCGGTGGTGGAGTAACCACCCGAGACCGAGAAGTCGCCGGTCGATTTCTCTTCCATGTCCACGAGCAGGATCACGCGATCGCTCGACGAGCCGGGCTCCGTCGTGATCTTCACGCTCTTGAAATAGTCGAGGTTCTTCAAGCGGCGCTCGGCACGGTCGACCAGCGCGCGGTTGTAGGCATCGCCCTCGGAGACGTCGAACTCGCGACGGATCACGTAGTCGCGCGTGCGAGTGTTGCCGCGCAGGTTGATGCGCTCGATATAGGTGCGCGGACCCTCGTCGATGTTGAACACGACCGACACGGTGTGCGCCTCGAAATTGCGGTCGCCGCCGGGACGGACCACGGCGAAGGCATAACCGCGACGCGATGCTTCGATCTGCATCTCCTCGACCGATTTCTCGACCGATTCGACGTTATAGAGCGAGCCGACATTGACGCGCGAATAGTTGCGCATCGAGGTGGGATCGAAGTTCGGAATGCTGGAGCGGAAGTCGATCGAGCCGACCCGGTATTGCGAGCCTTCCTCGATCTTGAAGGTGACGTTGAAGCCCTTCTTCTCCGGATCGTATTCGGTCAGCGCGGCCACGACCTGGACGTCGGCGAAACCGTTCTTGAGATAGAAGCGGCGGATCAGGTCGCGGTCGGCCTCGACCCGATCGGGATCGTAGATGTCGCTGCTGGCGAGGAAGCTCAGCAGATTCGACTCGTGCGTCTTGATGACGTCGCGCAGGCGGTAGGACGAGTACGCGTTGTTGCCGACGAACTCGATCGACTTGACGCCGGTCTTGGCGCCCTCCTCGACCGTGAAGATGAGATCGACGCGGTTGTTCGGCTGCTCGATCACTTCAGGCGTGACGCGGACGTCGTAGCGGCCGGAACGGCGATAGATTTCGGCGATTCGCAGCGTGTCTGACTGCACCATGGCGCGGGAGAAGGTGCCGCGCGCCTTGGACTGGACTTCACCGGTGAGCTGCTCGTCCTTGATCTTCTTGTTGCCCTCGAAGGCAATGCGGCCGATCACCGGGTTTTCCACCACGGAGACGACGATCTGGCCACCGGCACCGCGGTTGATCCTGACGTCCTGGAACAGGCCGGTCTCGATCAGCGCCTTGAGGCCGTCGTCGATGGCACCCTGATCCAGGCGACCGCCGGGACCCGGCTTGAAGTAGGAGCGGATCGTCTCCACCTCGACCCGGCGATTTCCCTCGACGGAAATCGACTGCACGGTCTGAGCAAGCGCAGACGAAGACACAAAGGCAGCCCCAACCGGGGCAAGCACCGGCGCGCCGAACATGATCAGGGTTGCGAGCAAGCCCCCCCGGAGTCGCAGTCCAAACTTCATTGCGCAACGCGCCCTTATCATTCCGTACCAGACCCAACCCCAACGCCAGTCTGGAGATTCCCCAAGTTCAAGCCGCTTGTAGACAATTTCACCGACGCCGCAAACGGTCGAGCGCGCCGTAATTTCATTTTCATTCCAAGACGTTGCCCAAGAGCAACGCCCGGGCAACGCCACAAAAAAGCCCCTATCAGGATGCGGCCATCCGCAGGATGTCGTTATAGGTCGCAAACACCATCAACATCAGCACCAAGCCCAGCCCGATTCGGAACCCCATCTCCTGAGTCCGCTCCGACAGGGGCCGACCACGGGCAACCTCCGCCGCATAGAACATCAGGTGACCGCCATCGAGCAGCGGGATCGGGAACAGATTCAACAGGCCGATCGACACCGAGAGCACCGCGCAGAGGTTGATCACGAACTGGAACCCGGCGCTGGCCGCCTGCCCCGACATCTTGGCAATGCCGAGCACGCCGCTGACCTCGTTCGGATTGCCGTTCCCGACGAACAACGAGCCGAGGAACTTGAAGGTGCTGGTGATGATGAACCAGACCTGCTCAACCCCGATCTTGAGCGCTTCGCCGACACCGACCGGCGACGTCGAGGCCTCCCCGGCCTGAGACTTGTGTTCGACGCCGAGCACGCCGAGACGGTGGCTGTTGCCGAAGGGATCCTTGCGCTCGAGCAGCGCCGGCGTCGCGGTCAGCGACACGATGGCGCCGTCGCGCTTGACCTGGAAGGCAAGCGGCGAACCGGCATTCATCGCAACCATGCGCTGCATGTCGGCAAAGCTTTCGATCGGCTTGCCGTCGATCTGGACGACGACGTCGCCGATCTTGAAGCCGGCTGCCGCCGCCGCGCCATCGGCGACGACACCGTCGACGCGGGCAATCGTGC of the Bradyrhizobium sp. WSM1417 genome contains:
- the lpxA gene encoding acyl-ACP--UDP-N-acetylglucosamine O-acyltransferase produces the protein MSKIDPTARIADGAVIGEGTDIGPFCIIGENAVIGRNCKLIGQVTVIGHTSIGDGCVISPFAVLGGAPQDLSYKGEPTKLEIGSGCTIREGATMNVGTIKGGGLTRVGNDGYFMNNSHVGHDCMVGNNVIFATSATLGGHCEIGDAVYIGGLSAVHQFTRIGPYVMVGGVCGVRDDVIPYGLVNGQYAVLESLNLIGMKRRKFTKQRLATVRAFYQKLFHGPATFAERLEAARPLAGEDPAIGEILDFIGKGKRPLCLPAIAK
- a CDS encoding LpxI family protein, which translates into the protein MTSAASEISSPVGVVAGGGAMPFAVADSLAARGITPVLFPLRGACDPARVEKFRHRWISVGQLGRAMRLFREEGCRDLIFIGTLIRPSLSEVRVDFTTLRLLGNVIRAFRGGDDHLLSGVGRILEQGGFRMVGIKDVAPDLLMPEGCISRAWPSDTGKTDIERGRAVLTALGPFDIGQAAVVIDGHVVAVEDIEGTDALLARVARLREEGRIRAATGRGVLVKVPKSGQDLRFDLPTIGPRTLEGVVAAGLAGIAVVAGNTIAAEPQAMIALADAKYLFVIGLPA
- the lpxB gene encoding lipid-A-disaccharide synthase, with protein sequence MMQGRDPKRKIFLIATEESGDRLGSALMKVLRQRLGGGVQFVGVGGHTMARQGLETLFPIEQLSIVGFAAVVQQLPKILRLIRETAEAVTEAAPDALVIIDSPDFTHRVARRVRARNPAIPIVDYVSPQLWAWRPGRARTMLGYVDHVLGLLPFEPEEYRKLGGPPCSYVGHPLIEQLPSLRPNAEEQARRDGGPPVLLVLPGSRRSEIRHHLDVFGATLGRLRTDGHAFELMLPTMPHLEATIREGIANWPVKPQIVVGENEKRAAFRVARAALAKSGTVTLELALSGIPMVTAYRVGAIEAFILRRAIRVSSVILANLVIGKDVVPEFLQEDCTPEKLAPALLQLLTDSPLRRQQVEAFAQLDTIMSTGNKSPSVLAADIVLATMRKGRRAS
- a CDS encoding SDR family NAD(P)-dependent oxidoreductase; this translates as MTRTSYAGLRDRVVLITGGASGIGAAFVRAFAAQGARVAFLDLDEAAGSALVAEVKAQAATVPLFVPCDLLDIDALRGAMAQVRGSLGDAAVLVNNAANDQRQVLAEVTPAEFDWMIGVNLKHVFFAAQAVVPQMQARGGGSIINMSSIAWMRGAPGLPVYAAAKAAIVGFTNSLARSLGPDRIRVNAIAPGMVITERQRRLWYPDDQAIAELRTRQAIPDAVTPEDIASMALFLASDESQRITRQCFQVDAGLG
- a CDS encoding serine hydrolase is translated as MHIRQIVFAVALLGALVRFEHAKAEDGFPVAEWERVAPAASGWSETELAQARSFSDQIGSSAVVIVQHGKVVAEWGNTTKPMELASIRKSLLSALIGIAVSDHLIKLDSTLGELGIDDNPPGLTGIEKSATVRELLEARSGVYHAALYETPDMAKMRPPRGSHPPGTFWYYNNWDFNVLGTIYEHATGTDIFEALDQKIAKPIGMQDYRQQDGSYVRGEASIHPAYAIRMSARDLARFALLYLHKGNWAGRQIVPREWVEESTRSYSKAVFGMGYGYLWWIGFLGGDVAPTVTLPEGSFMAQGAGGQYALVVPALDLVVVHRVDRDAPYVEPSFRNMARLFWLILKADGYNPGPDASLTAATGERPTGETLAANFKGKTISFGPKLKNGPLSMRFEPDGRMTYPHWDESFGPATGTWAVAEDKLCILISAARRRCYIPVLNGEQIELFDELGVMQIAGVALPQ
- a CDS encoding IS630 family transposase, which gives rise to MRADRTVERTYLHQWRLLIVEYEAVKSGKSTAFTNVRDFYTHHGTCSQTFRKYYNRYSASGLASDLLPRRRGPKHRVKSEAEVAEARGAVFKMLHSPPSDAGFNRVTWKRAELQQALKATGVLLSKRNIQSIIKAAGYRWLKARQVLTSKDPEYRSKLDNVKSILRGLRSDEGFFSIDEFGPVAVLKRGGRRLVAPGVNATVPQWQRSKGTLIITAALELSTNQVTHFYSEKKNTAEIIKLLDQLLARNRHLTRLYLSWDAASWHMSNQLVRRIESNNVMAEVTGSPRVETAPLPAGAQFLNVIEAVFSGMARAILHNSDYSSVGEAKRAIDRYFAERNEYFREHRKRAGNKIWGGERETTAFSESSNHKDPRYR
- a CDS encoding KTSC domain-containing protein, whose product is MVRALALLLAQLVTAPIVSETIETAEHRPIDLATFECRDISRSTVLQRVCYDRAQQTLIVAVDGAYDRYCGVPVDTIERLLGAPSMGQFFNQNIKREVSGGRYACPARERIQRS